The nucleotide window TACTCCAATTTGAATTTGTCTAACTAGTGCCTCACTGATTTTTTCGCGTCTTTCAGTTTGTCACCTTTGGTTACTAGTTTCTTACTATTCACATTGGGTCTCGAGTCTGGGTTGCGCACTCTCCAtaaattgtatacttttttcGGTGCTTTTCGATTGCATTCGACAATAATAAAAGTATcacattacttcttttatttccgCTTCTGACCAGACCATGCCTCATGGTCTGCGCACAAGGTGTGGTGCATTCTCATCCTTTTTTGCACTCCTCTGAgtaatgaaattgttttcatttcttgGTGCCTTCCACAGGGGGACGCCGCTTGATCCATCACTCCCTGCGGCCAGCGAAACATCACGACGGTTTCGAAGGGCCATCGTCTGAGTAACCCTACCACCTCGGTAATTATCATTGCTTTGCTTATCCACTTGTTTCATGTATGAGAGTCTTGTTTCATGATAGATAAGCTCCATCTGGCCTGAGGGTCTCCGATATCTCTCTTATCATGACAGCCGCCCACAACATGGGAAACAGACGCTTACCATAACGCCGCCCGATAAGGGAACAgacgcataataataataataatatataattattattctcatgaattataacaatttattttattattgtgaaagATAATAATGTATTTGCATTGTAATGTACTGTTACAGCCCTTGTtttggaatataaaattaaaacatatagaAATTATTGTTACTTACTGCACCAAAccgttagtgtttttttttttttttttataaattgttgttaatgtttttgttcttggTATTGTGatacttttcctttttcttaatcCCTTTTTAAGAACAGAAGCGTTAAAATATTGAGTATGGTTtatatttttctagttatttGGAGATAATTAGTTTCATGTAGACTATTTAACTGCCTAATTTATAGGGAGTGTAATAAtgcttataaaacaaaaacgaaaatattagtaatataattgatttcttttaataacagGGAGGTGGAGGTGGCTGTGGTTGCGGAGGTGGAGGCGGAGGAGGAGGAGGCGGTGGTTATGCACCTTCCGGAATCAGTGATGCCGAGTGGATGGGAGGAGGTGGTGGAGGAGGAGGAGGTGGTggtggaggaggaggaggaggttgGGATAGCAGCGGCGGCGGAGGCGGTGGATGGATGTCTGGCGGAGGTGGTGGAGGAGGTGGTGGTGGCGGAGGTGGCTGGGATCGCAGTTTCGCTCAGAACGCAGCGTATTCTTATTATCAACCTTACAGCACAATCGACACATCAAAAGGAGATACAGGACAACTATCCTATTCTAGTCTAAATGCTGTACAAAATACACACACTAACAGCTACAAATGacagttatttgatttattaatgaatgtATAAATTCCTCAggtcttgtttttaaatattcaaaataatccttttttaaatttatttcttaaatgcagataataaaacatattcagcATCATTTGCTTATGATGTAATTCcgtagataatttattattccatAAAACAAATCGATGTATGACTTAATAGTTAGCAGAACTGAATGTATCTTATAAAACACAGCTGTCGTAGTTAATTCAGACATTACCAAATAAAAGTAACCAGCcgtatagtaatttttatagaattttttagagaataatattgttttaaaatatatggcAGTTTGCTGATCGATTTCAGAAGAATAATGTGaagaattcataacaaaaaaataacttaaataaaaaataaatttgagttaattaaatcccaaaataattgttttattcaataagAAAATTACTTACAGTAGGTTGCCGTGTTGGAAACCCACAATTATTGTTAGCGGTTTAATAACGAACCATCGTTCCTACCACCGGTAAGTTTAATAACCTACCTCCCGTCTGTTTGTGTCTTCTAATCGTATACGAAATTTTTTTACCATGAAATCAATACACATTAGAAAATTAGGCCTCAAattgaatagtaatttatttgtaacctagttataaattttttatatatatataaaatgtgatagctatttatttataaatagtataaatatatgaaatagtataaattaattacaaatagtaTAAGTatgtattgttataataaataatatttattattgatttatttttttattgtttttctccgCTCGAGAAAGATAAATTACTTTGGTTGTGAACATATGTTgagtgataataaatattttcttagctcgtatttgatattattttttataaaattcatattaatttttagtttattttacagataatttccttcaaatttctttctaaatataatttaaattacttttaatgaacAGCTTGTTAGCAAaggttgaataaataaaacctaatagggttaattatactttttaattacatccattaaacggtttttaaatatttgaggaattttttaatattgcattagAGAGAATAGTGGAAAATCACTATTTCATGAGCTATTGAAGCCTTAATTTTTCTGCAGGGCCTTTTCTTAATAAATCTTATTGGCAgatgataaaaattcattagaaaaattcatataaaaaaataatacattttgtatttgttaGCAAAATAAAATGCGTTGTTGTAATGAATATGGGATATCTTTCTATTAGTTCTGTCTTATAAAACACTCATTCTAAAGGGAAAGAGAATGTATACTGTGTAAGGTAGTTtgtctttttttgtagttaattataataattggctttttaaatactttataatttttaatcataatttatagtaaaaacatTACACGCTTCCTTGAGCGCGTACATTTAGCATTTATGAAACAATTAAATCCTTAGTTTCATCTTTAAAttaccgtaattttttaattttatatgcgcATAAGAAATCTGGTAGAGTTGCCaaaatgataaaagtataaaGAACTCATTGTATCGAatttaataacaagaaaattatttcatcaacCTTTCTTTTTTGATTGCtgttaggaaaattaaataataattgagagTTAGAACAGTAATGGTGTCAATTTAATGGTCTGATAGTGCGAGCGGGTGGGCTACGATTAATCTAGCAACAAGAAAGAAACGACTGTTTTTGGCTGAAGAACCTCGCTTTAAAGGCGAAAAGATCCTGTCTCTACCACCATCAATATAAGCTGAGTGACACGCTACCACCTAATTACCAGCATCGAACAAATTGACTCGCATTCCAGTCCTAATTGGGACCTATGGATCGCCAAATTTTCCTTCCCTCTTTTCTTTTTCGATTTGTGACAACCTGTAGTAAGAGACCAATCGCTCTCTGACAAATTTGATCATTACTGCTATTCagttaacttaatatatttttataattatttcaattcttcaattttttttgttgacattcaTCTTTGTACTAAAATATATACTACATACGCCTATATCTCGTCCACGAAAAAGTAATGTTACTTAAAGATTTTCTCTTATATCTATAAGCAGattcttaaatttataacatattttaagttatatactTCTGCAAATACTACTATCTTATTCGAAAATTACAGAAACGTATGAACTATGACTCATGATGTATTCTATATGAATGacattaaaatcacatttaacgATTTACGATTTATTTGGTGTACTCTTCTGAAGAAAATTCATGCCATCTTTGTGTAAAAATagtgtgatttaattttaatcgtaatATAAATGTAAGTACTATAAATGGTTTTTGAAACAGGAACGacaaaaaagttgaatttaattgctaaaattattttataacaaaaaacacaatCCAGTAATGGCTAGTTTTATGATTTGGTCTTTGAAATCTCTAATTTCCTAATATAGGTACTAACAGTACTAATTAAGTtccttaaaatgtttaaatttttacaaaat belongs to Lycorma delicatula isolate Av1 chromosome 1, ASM4794821v1, whole genome shotgun sequence and includes:
- the LOC142317842 gene encoding uncharacterized protein LOC142317842 codes for the protein MGGGMMGCPCGGGKGGGKGGGGGCGCGGGGGGGGGGGYAPSGISDAEWMGGGGGGGGGGGGGGGGGWDSSGGGGGGWMSGGGGGGGGGGGGGWDRSFAQNAAYSYYQPYSTIDTSKGDTGQLSYSSLNAVQNTHTNSYK